From Methanomassiliicoccales archaeon LGM-RCC1, one genomic window encodes:
- a CDS encoding HD domain-containing protein, which yields MSALNARILYLFFDSANMHRWNDHLRPVDLTEMDKQAHKAAISWMIGKFEEKAGKSVDWKRLIEHQIFSFIQRAVLTDLKPQVFHKISQDRREDVNEFVISEYDRLIPDSDPDFRQRFITYLEKDYKSHEDDIIRAAHYLATRWEFNLIYDSNRSLYGIDITRNEIDEQIDQHMDLAGVREIATSRSDSFNFIDLIGQLRFQQRWARTPRIPKTTVLGHSLMVANSMFLNDLDAGASDRQIYNDYYTGLFHDLPEVLTKDVITPIKVNVSGLASLLEDYERDLVESKILPLLAPEWHEEFMFMVMDPFDDATNPKFGRRNGYDLKTCDNLAAYMEAHISICYGVSSTTLRQGEKDIRAKLLDRKGSIDTARIVADLDTMNI from the coding sequence ATGTCCGCTCTCAACGCACGCATCCTGTACCTTTTCTTCGATTCCGCCAACATGCACAGGTGGAACGACCATCTCAGGCCGGTCGATCTGACGGAGATGGACAAGCAGGCACACAAGGCCGCCATATCCTGGATGATCGGCAAGTTCGAGGAGAAGGCTGGCAAATCCGTGGACTGGAAGAGGCTCATAGAGCACCAGATCTTCTCGTTCATACAGCGCGCCGTTCTCACAGACCTGAAGCCCCAGGTCTTCCACAAGATCTCTCAGGACAGGAGAGAGGATGTCAACGAGTTCGTCATCTCAGAATATGACAGGTTGATCCCCGATTCCGATCCGGATTTCAGGCAGAGATTCATCACATACCTCGAGAAGGACTACAAGTCTCACGAGGATGACATCATCCGTGCAGCTCACTATCTGGCCACACGCTGGGAGTTCAATCTGATCTATGATTCCAATAGATCGCTTTACGGCATCGATATCACCCGCAACGAGATCGACGAGCAGATCGACCAGCATATGGATCTGGCCGGGGTGCGCGAGATCGCCACCTCAAGGAGCGATTCCTTCAATTTCATCGACCTGATCGGACAGCTGAGATTCCAGCAGCGCTGGGCGAGGACGCCCCGCATCCCCAAGACGACGGTTCTGGGGCACTCCCTGATGGTCGCCAATTCGATGTTCCTCAACGATCTGGATGCCGGTGCCTCAGATAGGCAGATCTACAACGATTACTACACCGGTCTATTCCACGATCTTCCCGAGGTGCTCACCAAGGATGTCATCACGCCGATCAAGGTGAACGTCTCCGGATTGGCATCCCTGCTGGAGGATTACGAGAGGGATCTGGTGGAGAGCAAGATCCTCCCCTTGTTGGCGCCGGAGTGGCATGAGGAGTTCATGTTCATGGTCATGGACCCGTTCGACGATGCTACCAATCCTAAGTTCGGGAGGAGGAACGGTTACGACCTCAAGACCTGCGACAACCTCGCCGCTTACATGGAGGCGCACATCTCCATCTGCTACGGAGTGAGCTCAACCACCCTCAGACAGGGCGAGAAGGACATCCGCGCCAAGCTTCTGGACAGGAAGGGAAGCATAGATACCGCAAGGATCGTTGCCGATCTGGACACCATGAATATTTGA
- a CDS encoding flavin reductase, with the protein MRKDFGAKPCIYPEPVLIIGTYNSDGTPNAMNAAWGGIHEDTEISICLSPEHKTVENILKRKAFTVGFATQETVVGSDYVGIVSGNNVPNKFEKAGFHAEKSKKVDAPIIMELPICLECKLKSYTKSNCECIGEIVNLNIDDAILTDGKVDLSKYHPIIYDAINHDYLAFGEVVGKAFSDGKKLK; encoded by the coding sequence ATGAGGAAGGATTTCGGAGCCAAACCATGCATCTATCCCGAGCCTGTTCTGATCATCGGTACATACAACAGTGACGGAACGCCCAATGCGATGAATGCGGCATGGGGAGGAATCCATGAGGACACGGAGATCAGCATCTGTCTTTCTCCGGAGCATAAGACGGTAGAGAACATCCTGAAGCGCAAGGCGTTCACTGTCGGTTTCGCAACGCAGGAGACTGTCGTTGGATCCGATTACGTCGGTATCGTATCTGGGAACAATGTCCCGAATAAGTTCGAGAAGGCAGGATTCCACGCCGAGAAGAGCAAAAAGGTGGATGCTCCGATAATCATGGAGCTCCCTATCTGTCTGGAGTGCAAACTTAAGAGCTACACCAAGAGCAACTGCGAGTGTATCGGTGAGATCGTCAATCTGAACATCGATGATGCGATCCTCACGGATGGCAAGGTGGACCTCAGCAAATACCACCCGATAATCTACGATGCGATCAACCACGATTATCTCGCGTTCGGCGAAGTCGTC